CCCATGTTGTTCCCGCCGCCGTGGAGCAAGGAGTCTGAAATGAACCACCCCCTTGAATTGACGAATGAATTGGTGGCAGAAGCCTTTGCCGACTACCGCAAGAACCAGGCCTATCGCATCGACGAAGTGACCGAGGCCAAGGCCCATGACCAGGGCGCGCGCGTGGGCGTGAGCCGCAAGCACGAGTCCGCACACCTGCATGTGGCCGGCGAGGCCGCCTATATCGACGACCTGCCAGAGCTGGAAGGCACGCTGCATTGCGCCCTGGGTCTCTCTCCCGTGGCCCACGGCCGTTTGACGGCGCTGGCGCTGGAGGCCGTGCGCGCCATGCCCGAAGTGGTGGACGTGATCACGGCAGCCGACATCCCCGGTGTCAACGACTGCGGCTCCATCATTCATGACGACCCGATTCTGTGTGATGGCGAAATCCGCTACGTGGGCCAGCCCCTGTTCGCCGTGATTGCTCGCTCGCGCGATGCGGCAAGACGTGCGGCCGCCCTGGCCAAGGCGGCCGCCACCATCAGTGAGCTGCCGCCCGTGCTGACACCGCGCAAGGCCCATGAGCTGGGCCAGTACGTGATGCCGCCCATGCACCTGGAGCGCAGCACGCGCGAAGGTGGCGCGCGCGCCGCCATGGATGCCGCGCCGCACCGCCTCAAGGGTTCTTTCGATGTGGGCGGGCAGGAGCAGTTCTATCTGGAAGGACAGATCAGCTACGCCACGCCCAAGGAAGACGGGGCCGTGCATATTCATTGCTCCACCCAGCATCCCAGCGAAATGCAGCATCTGGTGGCACATGCCCTGGGCGTGGCTTCGCACAGCGTGCATGTGGAATGCCGGCGCATGGGCGGTGGCTTCGGCGGCAAGGAATCGCAGTCGGCGCTGTTCGCCTGCGTGGCGGCCGTGGCGGCCATCCGGCTGCAGAAACCGGTCAAGCTGCGCCTGGATCGCGACGACGACTTCATGATCACCGGTCGCCGTCACTGCTTCTGGTATGAGTACGAAGTGGGCTATGACGATGAAGGCCGCGTGCTGGGCGCCGAGATCTCCATGGTCTCGCGCTCCGGTCACTCTGCCGATCTGTCGGCGCCGGTGATGACGCGTGCGCTCTGCCATTTCGACAATACCTACTGGCTGCCCGATGTGCTCATGCACGGCTATATGGGCAAGACCAACACCCAGAGCAATACGGCTTTCCGCGGCTTTGGCGGGCCCCAGGGCGCGATTGCCATCGAGAACATTCTGGATACGGTGGCGCGCAGCCTGGGGCGCGATCCGCTCGATGTGCGGCGCGTCAACTTCTACGGCAAGGGCGAGCGCAACATCACGCCCTACGAGCAGGTCGTGACCGATAACGTGATTCACGAGCTGGTGGCCGAGCTGGAGGAGTCCAGCGACTATCGTGCACGCCGTGCGGCCGTGAATGCCTTCAACGCCACCAGTGCCGTGCTCAAGCGCGGCCTGGCGCTGACACCGCTGAAGTTCGGCATCTCCTTCAATGTGGCCCACTTCAACCAGGCCGGTGCACTGGTCCACATCTATACCGACGGCTCTATCCTCGTCAACCATGGCGGCACCGAAATGGG
This region of Comamonas thiooxydans genomic DNA includes:
- the xdhB gene encoding xanthine dehydrogenase molybdopterin binding subunit, with the protein product MNHPLELTNELVAEAFADYRKNQAYRIDEVTEAKAHDQGARVGVSRKHESAHLHVAGEAAYIDDLPELEGTLHCALGLSPVAHGRLTALALEAVRAMPEVVDVITAADIPGVNDCGSIIHDDPILCDGEIRYVGQPLFAVIARSRDAARRAAALAKAAATISELPPVLTPRKAHELGQYVMPPMHLERSTREGGARAAMDAAPHRLKGSFDVGGQEQFYLEGQISYATPKEDGAVHIHCSTQHPSEMQHLVAHALGVASHSVHVECRRMGGGFGGKESQSALFACVAAVAAIRLQKPVKLRLDRDDDFMITGRRHCFWYEYEVGYDDEGRVLGAEISMVSRSGHSADLSAPVMTRALCHFDNTYWLPDVLMHGYMGKTNTQSNTAFRGFGGPQGAIAIENILDTVARSLGRDPLDVRRVNFYGKGERNITPYEQVVTDNVIHELVAELEESSDYRARRAAVNAFNATSAVLKRGLALTPLKFGISFNVAHFNQAGALVHIYTDGSILVNHGGTEMGQGLNTKVAQVVAHELGVAFENVRVTATDTSKVANTSATAASTGADLNGKAAQDAARQLRERLAECAARLHGGDAHDVRFANNAVQVNGQNVPFAELVRAAYLQRVQLWSDGFYATPGLHWDGKRMKGHPFFYFAYGAAVSEVVIDTLTGEWKLLRADVLHDVGRSLNPAVDVGQVEGAFIQGMGWLTTEELVWHPQTGKLTTHAPSTYKIPTANDCPPVFNVRLFEGDNYEDSIHRSKAVGEPPLLLPFSVFFAIRDAVSAAGEHRMNPPLQAPATSEAILRAVEAVQGHTG